The window GCGGCGTCCATGCCGGACAGTGCAGTGTAGATCAGGCGGTCCACCTATCAGCTCCGCAGATTGATGATGGTCTGGGAAAGCTGGCTGGCGGTGTCGATGGCTTTCGCATTGGCCTGGAAGTTGCGCTGGGCGGTAATCAGCCCGACCATTTCTTCCGCCAGATTGACGTTCGATCGTTCCAGCGCGCCGGATCGCATCTCGCCAAACTGCCCCACGCCGGGCACGCCGAAGCTGGCCTGGCCGGAAACGCCGGTGGCTTCCCATTTGCTGCCGCCAACGGCTCGCAATCCGTTGGGCGAAAGGAAATTGGCAAGCGCCACCCGCCCGACGTCGGCGGTGGACCCGTCGGCATAGGCGGCGCGGACCATGCCGGTCACTTCCACCGTTACGCCCGATAATTCGGACCCGGCGGCGTTGACCGGCGGGATCTGCGCGTCGACCGTGGTGTTCGGATCGGTCACCGCGCCATTGGCGTCGGTTTCGAAGATCTGCAGCCTCTTGTCGGAAAAGTCGGTGACGAAGCCCGCGCCGTCCAGCTGGAAATTGCCGTTGCGCGAATATTTGATGTCCCCGCTTTCCTCGTTGCGGGTGGCGAAGAAGCCGTCCCCGTCGATCGCAACGTCCAGGCTGCGGCCGGTCTGTTCCACCGCGCCAAGGCTGAAATCCTGGTTGATCGAGGTTACGGTGGAGCCGATCCCGCGCGTCATGCGGGGATCGCCGGACGAACCGTTGGATACGATATCGGCGAATTCCACGCTCGATTTCTTGAATCCGGTGGTCTCGGCATTGGCGATGTTGTGCGCCACTACGCCGAGATCGGTCTCAGCGTTTCTGAGGCCGCTCAATGAAGTGTAGAATGAGGTCATGGGGTAGGCTCCTGCGTCGTGGTTGGCATTGTGGAATTGGCCCGGGTCTGGGCGGCAATCAGCGCGTCCAGCTTGGCGGCGATATCGCCTAGAGTGACGTTGGTTTCGGCGGTTCCGGCAAGCGAGGAGAACTGCGCCATCTGCGCCAGCATTTCCTTGTTATCGACCGGATCGAACGGGTCCTGCTGCTGCAATTGCGCCACCATCAGGGTGAGGAAATCACCCTGACCCAGCGCGCCGAAGCCGGCGTCCGATTTGGGGCCGACGGGGCCGGACCGGGCGGCATTGACCGCGTCGATGGAGCGCCGGATTTCCGGCGACAATGCGGGTGTTGAACCTATGTCCATGATTACGTCATCCTCGCTGTATTGTTCACGCTATTTCATGCGCATCGTGTCGAGCATCAGTTGCTTGGCGGTCTGCATCGCCTCGACCAGGTTCTGGTATTGGCGGGCGGATTCCATCATCTCGACCATCTCGGCGGTTTCGCTGACTGGGC of the Alteripontixanthobacter maritimus genome contains:
- a CDS encoding flagellar hook-basal body complex protein, whose protein sequence is MTSFYTSLSGLRNAETDLGVVAHNIANAETTGFKKSSVEFADIVSNGSSGDPRMTRGIGSTVTSINQDFSLGAVEQTGRSLDVAIDGDGFFATRNEESGDIKYSRNGNFQLDGAGFVTDFSDKRLQIFETDANGAVTDPNTTVDAQIPPVNAAGSELSGVTVEVTGMVRAAYADGSTADVGRVALANFLSPNGLRAVGGSKWEATGVSGQASFGVPGVGQFGEMRSGALERSNVNLAEEMVGLITAQRNFQANAKAIDTASQLSQTIINLRS
- a CDS encoding flagellar hook assembly protein FlgD, translated to MDIGSTPALSPEIRRSIDAVNAARSGPVGPKSDAGFGALGQGDFLTLMVAQLQQQDPFDPVDNKEMLAQMAQFSSLAGTAETNVTLGDIAAKLDALIAAQTRANSTMPTTTQEPTP